A portion of the Candidatus Obscuribacterales bacterium genome contains these proteins:
- a CDS encoding adenylate/guanylate cyclase domain-containing protein, whose translation MTGTRGLILVVDDNETNRDLLSRRLSRLGHDTVMAEHGQQALDQVQHHAFDLVLLDIMMPNMTGYEVLERLKADPAQAHIPVIMVSALDDIESVVRCIELGAEDYLFKPFNPTLLQARVTASLEKKRMLDHERAMMEKLKAEQEKSEALLLNILPGAIATRLKQGEQVIADNFADVTVMFADLVNFTELSAQLAPPELVALLNRIFSTFDQLADRYNLEKIKTIGDAYLVVGGLPTPRPDHVESVAEMALAMQKAIAQFTVSPAQPTLTMRIGINTGPVGAGVIGIKKFAYDLWGDTVNTASRMESLGLPGHIQVTETVYERLKDKYHLEPRGAIEVKGKGAMMTYFLRG comes from the coding sequence ATGACCGGGACTCGTGGACTGATCCTCGTCGTAGACGATAACGAAACCAACCGTGATCTACTCTCGCGACGACTTTCGCGATTAGGGCACGATACAGTAATGGCAGAACATGGGCAGCAAGCCCTCGACCAAGTGCAGCACCACGCCTTCGACCTGGTCTTGCTAGACATCATGATGCCCAATATGACGGGCTATGAGGTGCTCGAACGCCTCAAGGCAGACCCAGCCCAGGCTCACATCCCGGTGATCATGGTCTCCGCCCTAGACGACATCGAAAGCGTGGTGCGCTGCATTGAGCTAGGGGCAGAAGACTACTTGTTTAAGCCCTTTAACCCCACTCTGCTGCAGGCCCGGGTGACCGCTAGCCTAGAAAAGAAGCGGATGCTTGACCATGAACGGGCCATGATGGAAAAACTCAAGGCGGAGCAGGAAAAATCCGAAGCGCTGTTGCTGAATATTCTGCCAGGGGCGATCGCCACCCGTCTCAAGCAAGGCGAACAGGTGATCGCCGATAACTTTGCCGATGTGACGGTGATGTTTGCCGATTTGGTCAACTTTACGGAACTCTCCGCCCAGCTCGCGCCGCCTGAGTTGGTGGCATTACTCAACCGCATTTTTTCCACCTTCGACCAGCTCGCCGATCGCTATAATCTCGAAAAAATCAAGACCATCGGAGATGCCTATTTGGTAGTAGGCGGCCTACCCACCCCCCGCCCCGACCACGTCGAGTCTGTGGCGGAGATGGCCCTAGCCATGCAAAAAGCGATCGCCCAGTTTACGGTATCCCCCGCTCAACCCACCCTCACCATGCGCATCGGCATCAACACTGGCCCGGTAGGCGCTGGGGTAATTGGCATCAAGAAGTTTGCCTATGACCTCTGGGGCGATACGGTGAATACCGCTAGCCGCATGGAGTCTCTGGGTCTACCAGGACACATCCAGGTGACGGAGACGGTCTATGAACGCCTTAAGGATAAGTATCACCTCGAACCCCGAGGGGCGATCGAGGTGAAGGGTAAGGGCGCGATGATGACCTATTTTCTGCGAGGGTAA
- a CDS encoding ATP-binding protein — protein MPLRNRILLSITSLLVISVLSTAAVMTLGARRAILLQAESDGILIAQFLARMTRFSNQVQEQIEVDLGQQMVVQATLASHLVAIAEAAGLTEPEINQHLRQIVETTSLNEFWITDETGYAYLRNDETVDFTFSPSLTLQPQASAFWPLLTGEAQVVIQGARNRELDDRLFKYVGVAGFDQPRIVQVGYEAYALLELRQRIGLARLTSELIQSDSIVAVRIVDTDLNNLARSVKSGVPGVASLNNPGDIANVQRVLAQGDPMSYLEGSLFKVIVPITDANQTITGATILYLSTDHIQVALRREASQLVIVMLLILMVGLLASMILSRLITAPLARLTLAASAVQDATFDPDMLSSIARSRNELGLLARTFQTMIQQVSEREKGLKNAREALRRSEAYFRSIIENASDVIMILDQTGQIHYSSPSILAILGYSAGDLQQQMMVSYIHPDDRALMDQYFQEAIAQPGTLPPRDLRVQHHDQTWLIMEGVLNNLLNDPAIEGMILTLRDITERKQAEVMQQAKETAEQSNRAKSQFLANMSHELRTPLNAIIGYSEMLQEDAVDLGQDTFIPDLQKIQTAGQHLLTLINDILDLSKIEAGRMTLYLEPFDVALLVQDIANTIQPLLDKNNNQLTVTCPADIGMMSADLTKVRQNLFNLLSNAAKFTAQGRVELVVTSSPAPQELGGDRPSDGLMFQVRDTGIGMSNDQINRLFQAFTQADASTTRKYGGTGLGLAIAQRFSQMMGGRIHVTSRLGQGSTFTMWLPRVVQAKEDDKR, from the coding sequence ATGCCTTTGCGAAATCGAATTCTACTGAGCATTACCTCCCTATTGGTGATTAGCGTATTATCCACAGCGGCCGTTATGACCCTGGGGGCCCGCCGGGCCATTCTCCTGCAGGCCGAGTCCGATGGGATTCTCATCGCCCAGTTCCTAGCCCGCATGACCCGCTTTAGCAACCAGGTTCAGGAGCAAATTGAAGTGGATTTGGGGCAGCAGATGGTGGTGCAGGCCACCTTGGCTAGTCATCTGGTGGCGATCGCTGAGGCGGCGGGGTTAACCGAACCTGAGATTAATCAACACCTCCGACAAATTGTTGAAACAACCAGCCTCAATGAATTTTGGATCACCGATGAAACCGGCTATGCCTACCTGCGCAACGATGAAACCGTTGACTTTACCTTCAGCCCCAGCCTGACCCTGCAGCCCCAAGCCAGTGCCTTCTGGCCCCTACTCACCGGCGAGGCCCAAGTGGTCATTCAAGGTGCCCGCAACCGCGAACTGGATGATCGGTTGTTCAAATATGTAGGTGTTGCCGGGTTCGATCAACCGCGTATTGTTCAAGTAGGCTATGAAGCCTATGCATTGCTAGAGTTGCGGCAGAGAATTGGTCTGGCCCGACTCACCAGTGAACTGATTCAAAGCGACAGCATTGTTGCCGTGCGGATTGTCGATACCGATCTCAATAATCTAGCGCGGAGCGTCAAGTCCGGAGTGCCCGGCGTGGCTAGCCTCAACAATCCTGGCGATATTGCCAATGTGCAGCGCGTGTTGGCCCAGGGCGATCCCATGAGCTACCTGGAAGGATCCTTGTTCAAAGTGATTGTACCGATCACAGATGCCAACCAAACCATCACGGGAGCAACGATTCTCTATCTCTCCACCGACCACATCCAAGTCGCCCTGCGCCGAGAGGCTAGCCAGTTGGTGATTGTCATGCTGCTGATTTTGATGGTGGGACTCCTGGCCTCGATGATCCTCTCACGGTTAATCACCGCTCCCCTAGCCCGGCTCACCCTGGCCGCCAGCGCCGTCCAAGACGCCACCTTTGATCCAGACATGCTCAGCTCCATCGCCCGTTCTCGCAATGAGCTAGGCTTACTGGCCCGCACCTTCCAAACAATGATCCAGCAGGTCTCTGAGCGAGAAAAGGGGTTAAAAAATGCACGGGAGGCCCTGCGGCGCAGTGAAGCCTATTTCCGCTCCATCATTGAAAATGCGTCGGATGTGATCATGATCTTGGATCAAACAGGGCAGATTCACTACAGCAGCCCATCCATCCTCGCTATTTTGGGCTACTCCGCGGGCGATCTCCAGCAGCAGATGATGGTCTCCTATATCCATCCCGACGATCGCGCCTTGATGGATCAGTACTTTCAAGAGGCGATCGCCCAACCGGGTACCCTGCCACCTCGGGATCTACGGGTACAGCACCATGACCAAACTTGGCTGATCATGGAAGGCGTGTTGAACAATCTTCTCAACGATCCAGCCATTGAAGGCATGATTTTAACTCTGCGTGATATTACTGAACGCAAACAGGCCGAGGTCATGCAGCAGGCGAAGGAAACCGCAGAGCAATCCAACCGGGCCAAGAGCCAGTTTTTGGCCAACATGAGCCACGAACTGCGGACGCCCCTGAATGCCATCATTGGCTACAGCGAAATGCTGCAGGAAGATGCCGTTGACCTCGGGCAAGACACCTTCATCCCCGACCTGCAAAAGATCCAAACCGCTGGGCAGCATTTACTCACCTTGATCAACGATATTTTGGATTTGTCCAAAATCGAAGCCGGGCGGATGACCCTCTACCTAGAACCCTTCGATGTGGCTCTGCTGGTGCAGGACATCGCCAACACCATCCAACCCCTGCTGGATAAAAACAATAATCAACTGACTGTGACTTGTCCCGCCGATATCGGTATGATGTCGGCAGATCTCACCAAGGTGCGCCAGAATTTATTTAACCTGCTGAGCAATGCCGCAAAATTTACCGCCCAGGGTAGGGTAGAGCTCGTGGTCACGTCTTCCCCTGCGCCCCAAGAACTGGGAGGCGATCGCCCCTCTGATGGGCTCATGTTTCAGGTACGGGACACTGGCATTGGCATGTCAAACGATCAAATCAACCGCCTCTTCCAAGCCTTCACCCAAGCTGACGCCAGCACCACCCGTAAATATGGCGGCACGGGGTTAGGGCTGGCGATCGCCCAACGCTTTAGTCAAATGATGGGTGGAAGAATTCATGTGACTAGTCGTTTAGGGCAGGGTAGTACATTTACTATGTGGTTACCAAGGGTTGTCCAAGCCAAGGAAGATGACAAGCGGTGA
- a CDS encoding response regulator, whose translation MPIILLVEDNEMNRDMLSRRLTRRGHEVLMAIDGEQGVAIAQDQQPHLILMDMSLPVLDGWEATRQLKAMPKTQHIPIIALTAHAMAGDRQKCIEVGCDDYDTKPIDFNRLLTKIQALLTSPTP comes from the coding sequence ATGCCCATCATCCTCTTAGTCGAAGATAATGAAATGAATCGGGATATGCTGTCTCGCCGTCTCACCCGTCGAGGGCATGAGGTTTTAATGGCCATCGATGGAGAACAGGGAGTGGCGATCGCCCAAGACCAACAACCACACTTAATTTTGATGGATATGAGCTTACCGGTGCTCGATGGCTGGGAAGCAACCCGTCAACTCAAAGCCATGCCCAAGACCCAGCACATCCCCATTATTGCCCTCACGGCCCATGCCATGGCAGGCGATCGCCAAAAATGCATCGAGGTAGGCTGCGATGACTATGATACAAAACCGATTGATTTTAATCGCCTACTTACTAAAATACAAGCTCTTTTAACATCACCAACGCCATGA